CGGGGCGCTGGGGAATCTTATCGACCGCATCACCATCGGCACTGTGACCGACTTTTTGGATTTTTATATCGGCGGTTTCCACTGGTGGGCGTTCAACGTGGCGGATAGCTGCATCACCATCGGCGCGATAACCGCCATCGCCGCCTCGCTCATCACGCCGAAGAAATCAGGCGGCTAATTCGGGAGGCGGCTGGAACGGTAGTTCACGATCTTGATCTCTTCCAGCGTCACCAGTCCTTCCTTCACCACGTCGTCCAGCCACGGCAGCAGTTTTTCGACGTTCTCCTCGGTATCCACGATCTCCACCACCAGCGGCAGGTCTTCGCTGATCTCCAGTATCTTGGCGGTGTGTACCCGGCTGTTCGCGCCAAACCCCATGATGCCGCGCAGCACGGTGGCCCCGGCCATGCCCAGTTCACGCGTCTTCAGCACAATCGCTTCGTAGAGCGGTTTGCCGCCGGTCTTGTCCGATTCGCCGATGTAAATCCGCAACAGGCATCCTTTATCCGGTAATTTCGTCATATGCCGCTCCTATCTTTCTATGAGTTGCCGCGCCGCAAAAAACCCGGCAAACACCAGCGCGATGCCGATAATGTTGCTTGCCAGCATGTTCGCCGCCGCGCGTCCGTATTCGCCGTCGCGCAGCAGGTGGAATGTTTCGAGGCCGAAGGTGGAGAAGGTGGTGAACCCCCCCAAAATGCCGATGAAGACCAACGCCCGCGCCTCCGGGGTGGCCGCCGCCTTTTCAAACAGCGGCCAGAGAAAGCCGATGAGGAAGCAGCCGAAGAGGTTCACCGCCAGCGTTCCCCACGGGAAAGTCGGCTCGGCGAAACGGTGGGTGAAGGTGGATACGGCGTAGCGCAGGATGCTGCCGGCCGCGCCGCCCGCCGCGATAGCCAGCAGCTTCAGCATTACGCTTCCTTTTTCTCCGACAGATAGCCCTGCACGGCGTTGAAGCCGGAGGTTCGGCGGAGCATTTTTTTGCGCCGGTAGGCCGCCTGCGCGTAGCCGATCACCTTGTCCAGCAGTTGCGGAAAGGCGAATCCGCTTTTTTCCCAGAGGTAAAAGCCGAGCGATCCGGGGATGGAGTTCAACTCGGTGATGTAGATGTTGCCGTCTTTCGCCAGCAGAAAATCAACCCGCGCCGCGCCGGAGCAATCGAGCGTGCGGAAGACTTTTTTGGCGGCATCCTGGATTTTCGCGGCGGTTTCCGGCGCGATGTCCGCCGGGATCGCGCGCGCCACGTTCGCCATGCCGCCGCGTCCTTTTTTGCCCCCCGCGAGGTACTTTTGTTTGTAGTCGAGGAAGCCTTTGCTAAACACCTCTTCGCAGACGGAGGCGTGGATTTCGTCGTCGTCCCCCATCACCGCGCAGTTGATCTCGCGCGGTTCGATCACGCCTTCTTCCACGATGACCTTGCGGTCGTAGCGGCACGCATCGTCCAGCGCCACCGCGAGAAAATCGGCTGAATCCACTTTCGATACCCCCACCGAGCTGCCGCATGAGGCGGGCTTGATGAAAATGGGGAAGCGGAAGTTATCCAGTATCTCTTTTTTCACCGCGTCGTGGCGGGTTTCGATCTCGGCTTTGAGGAAGCCGGTGAATTTCACCACCGGCAGGCCGGCGCTTTTCAGAATGTGCTTTTGCAGCACCTTGTCCATGCCGACGGCGCTGGCGGTGACGTTCGAGCCGGTGTAGGGGATGTCGGCCAGTTCCAATAGTCCTTGCAGCGAGCCGTCCTCGCCGCC
The sequence above is drawn from the Nitrospinota bacterium genome and encodes:
- a CDS encoding DUF190 domain-containing protein; this encodes MTKLPDKGCLLRIYIGESDKTGGKPLYEAIVLKTRELGMAGATVLRGIMGFGANSRVHTAKILEISEDLPLVVEIVDTEENVEKLLPWLDDVVKEGLVTLEEIKIVNYRSSRLPN
- the crcB gene encoding fluoride efflux transporter CrcB, with the protein product MKLLAIAAGGAAGSILRYAVSTFTHRFAEPTFPWGTLAVNLFGCFLIGFLWPLFEKAAATPEARALVFIGILGGFTTFSTFGLETFHLLRDGEYGRAAANMLASNIIGIALVFAGFFAARQLIER
- a CDS encoding D-alanine--D-alanine ligase — its product is MEKKRVGLIFGGVSAEHEISIITFDQVHKNLDKEKYEAIPIYITPEGDWICDDRLKDVTRYKEIFTGNKSDLKKFNRRFIPPYPLRHESGGFLQKFSDTKIEIDIAFPLIHGTGGEDGSLQGLLELADIPYTGSNVTASAVGMDKVLQKHILKSAGLPVVKFTGFLKAEIETRHDAVKKEILDNFRFPIFIKPASCGSSVGVSKVDSADFLAVALDDACRYDRKVIVEEGVIEPREINCAVMGDDDEIHASVCEEVFSKGFLDYKQKYLAGGKKGRGGMANVARAIPADIAPETAAKIQDAAKKVFRTLDCSGAARVDFLLAKDGNIYITELNSIPGSLGFYLWEKSGFAFPQLLDKVIGYAQAAYRRKKMLRRTSGFNAVQGYLSEKKEA